From Lycium ferocissimum isolate CSIRO_LF1 chromosome 12, AGI_CSIRO_Lferr_CH_V1, whole genome shotgun sequence, one genomic window encodes:
- the LOC132040369 gene encoding blue copper protein-like, translating to MARKLSTLVAFAAIIFALLQHVSMAQRTHIVGDALAWTVPSGGAAAYSAWASRKTFAVGDILVFNFTTGLHSVAEVSKAAFDSCNTSSPISISTNGPTNITLRTAGSHYFLCTIPSHCALGQKLAINVSAASGSVSPAPQPAASRPITPPTATPVMAPSVSPSTAPAPSVSVTPATAPAPAPASVAQTYIVGDNMGWNVPTSGPVSYQRWANGKSFKVGDTLVFNFVNGAHNVATVRKAAYDSCNTTSLINTISTGPARITLTNSGEHYYICTFPRHCSLGQKLAINVTGTDAAAPAPTPSTATTPSSSTVPLGDSPVTSPPPPSASAPSLVLAALPVTFLSLVFARLFN from the exons ATGGCAAGAAAGTTGAGTACTTTAGTTGCTTTTGCAGCAATAATATTTGCTTTATTACAACATGTTTCAATGGCACAACGAACTCATATTGTTGGTGATGCTTTGGCTTGGACTGTTCCTAGTGGTGGCGCCGCCGCTTACTCCGCCTGGGCTTCCCGGAAAACCTTCGCCGTCGGCGACATTCTTG TATTTAACTTTACAACCGGATTGCATAGTGTGGCTGAGGTGTCAAAGGCAGCTTTTGATTCATGCAATACCTCAAGCCCAATTTCAATATCCACTAATGGGCCAACAAACATTACTTTGAGAACTGCTGGATCACATTACTTCCTTTGTACCATCCCAAGCCATTGTGCATTGGGCCAGAAATTGGCTATCAATGTCTCCGCAGCCTCTGGTTCCGTCTCTCCCGCTCCTCAGCCAGCTGCCTCTAGGCCCATCACTCCTCCTACCGCCACCCCGGTGATGGCTCCTTCGGTGAGCCCATCGACAGCTCCCGCCCCATCTGTGTCTGTCACTCCGGCAACAGCACCTGCACCTGCACCTGCTAGTGTAGCCCAAACTTACATTGTTGGGGATAACATGGGCTGGAATGTACCTACTAGTGGCCCAGTTTCTTATCAAAGATGGGCTAATGGCAAATCCTTCAAGGTTGGAGATACTCTTG TTTTCAATTTTGTCAATGGGGCACACAATGTTGCCACAGTTAGAAAGGCAGCTTATGACTCATGCAACACAACTTCTCTAATAAACACAATTAGCACTGGTCCAGCCAGAATCACACTCACAAATTCTGGTGAACATTACTACATTTGCACATTCCCTAGACATTGCTCATTGGGTCAAAAGCTAGCCATCAATGTCACTGGCACCGACGCGGCGGCCCCCGCCCCCACGCCTTCCACCGCCACCACTCCATCCAGCTCCACCGTCCCCTTAGGAGATTCTCCGGTCACTTCGCCACCACCACCAAGTGCCTCAGCTCCATCTTTGGTTCTTGCAGCTTTGCCAGTCACTTTCTTGTCACTTGTCTTTGCTAGGTTGTTCAATTAG
- the LOC132039752 gene encoding blue copper protein-like gives MARKLSTLVALATILALLHVSIAQRTYIVGDALAWTVPSGGAATYSAWAAGKTFAVGDILVFNFRTGSHSVAEVSKAAFDSCNTSSPISISTNGPTNITLRTAGSHYYLCTFPNHCTLGQKLAINVSAASGSASPAPQPSAASPTATPVTAPSVSPSMAPAPSVSAAPATAPSPASAAQTYIVGDKMGWNVPTSGPVSYQRWANGKSFKVGDTLVFNFANGAHNVATVSKAAYDSCNTTSPIKTISTSPARITLTNSGEHYYICTFPRHCSLGQKLAINVTGTGTPVAPTPSIATTPSGSTVPSGDSPVTSPPPPSASAPSLILSALPVTFLSLAFARLLN, from the exons ATGGCAAGAAAGTTGAGTACTTTGGTTGCTCTTGCAACAATACTTGCTTTATTACATGTTTCAATTGCACAACGAACTTATATTGTTGGTGATGCTTTGGCTTGGACCGTTCCTAGTGGTGGCGCTGCCACTTATTCAGCCTGGGCTGCCGGGAAGACCTTCGCCGTCGGCGACATTCTTG TATTTAATTTTAGAACCGGATCACATAGTGTGGCTGAGGTGTCAAAGGCAGCTTTTGATTCATGCAATACCTCAAGCCCAATTTCAATATCCACTAATGGGCCAACAAACATTACTTTGAGGACTGCTGGATCACATTACTACCTTTGCACTTTTCCAAACCATTGTACATTGGGCCAGAAATTGGCTATCAATGTCTCCGCCGCCTCCGGTTCCGCCTCTCCCGCTCCTCAGCCATCTGCCGCCAGTCCCACTGCCACCCCGGTGACGGCTCCTTCAGTGAGCCCATCAATGGCTCCAGCCCCATCGGTGTCGGCCGCTCCGGCAACAGCACCTTCACCTGCTAGTGCAGCCCAAACTTACATTGTTGGAGATAAAATGGGCTGGAATGTGCCTACTAGTGGCCCAGTTTCTTATCAAAGATGGGCTAATGGCAAATCCTTCAAGGTTGGAGATACACTTG TTTTCAATTTTGCCAATGGGGCACACAATGTTGCCACAGTTAGCAAGGCAGCTTATGACTCATGCAACACAACttctccaataaaaacaattaGCACTAGTCCAGCCAGAATCACACTCACAAATTCTGGTGAACATTACTACATATGTACATTCCCTCGCCATTGCTCATTAGgtcaaaaattagccatcaATGTTACCGGTACCGGCACGCCCGTGGCTCCCACGCCTTCCATCGCCACCACTCCATCCGGCTCCACCGTCCCATCGGGCGATTCTCCGGTCACTTCGCCACCACCACCAAGTGCCTCAGCTCCATCTTTGATTCTTTCAGCTTTGCCAGTCACTTTCTTGTCACTTGCCTTTGCTAGGTTGTTAAATTAG
- the LOC132040225 gene encoding umecyanin-like: MEKMLEFVSFILVLVCVISCGAAETHNVGGDFGWNIPGGKAGYQKWAANQTFKSGDNLVFTWTGEHTVANVSKEDFEKCTTRNDAQSNSPVSISISGTGPHYFICTIGKHCSFGQKLNITAEMSAAASAIAINALLSAFFVILSIAITM, from the exons ATGGaaaaaatgttggaatttgttagttttattttggttttagtGTGCGTTATAAGTTGTGGTGCTGCAGAAACACATAATGTTGGTGGtgattttggatggaatattcCTGGTGGAAAAGCTGGTTACCAGAAGTGGGCTGCTAATCAAACATTCAAATCTGGAGATAATTTAG TATTCACGTGGACTGGAGAGCACACAGTGGCTAATGTGAGCAAAGAAGATTTTGAAAAATGCACAACTAGAAATGATGCTCAAAGCAACAGCCCAGTAAGCATTTCTATCAGTGGCACTGGCCCTCACTACTTCATTTGCACCATAGGAAAACACTGCAGCTTCGGCCAGAAACTCAACATTACCGCTGAAATGTCGGCCGCCGCCTCAGCCATAGCCATCAATGCCTTATTGTCTGCATTTTTTGTGATCTTGTCTATTGCCATCACCATGTGA